The proteins below are encoded in one region of Triticum aestivum cultivar Chinese Spring chromosome 1B, IWGSC CS RefSeq v2.1, whole genome shotgun sequence:
- the LOC543270 gene encoding expansin-B2 has product MAGVSSNAIALVALLSMLFTSVRSAVNYDTAVARSYTSGWLPAKATWYGAPNGAGPDDNGGACGFKNVNQYPISSMGACGNEPIFAGGEGCGMCYEIKCEYSNNPSCSGQPRRIVITDMNYYPVARYHLDLSGTAFGSMAKYGLNDRLRHAGIIDMQFRRVPCNFPGMKVTFHVQRGSNPNYLAVLVEYVNVDGTVVRMELMQTMNGRPTGYWQDMRRSWGSVWRMDTNRPVQGPFSIRITSDTGKTLVANNAIPAYWQQDHAYWSNLQFY; this is encoded by the exons ATGGCTGGCGTCTCCAGCAATGCCATTGCCCTTGTGGCACTCCTCTCCATGCTCTTCACGTCCGTCCGTTCTGCGGTCAACTACGACACCGCCGTCGCTAGATCCTACACCTCCGGCTGGCTCCCAGCCAAGGCCACCTGGTACGGAGCGCCCAACGGCGCCGGCCCCGACGACAACG GTGGTGCTTGCGGCTTCAAGAACGTGAACCAGTACCCAATCTCCTCCATGGGGGCATGCGGTAACGAGCCTATTTTCGCCGGCGGCGAGGGCTGTGGCATGTGCTACGAG ATTAAGTGCGAGTACTCCAACAACCCTTCTTGCTCAGGCCAGCCGAGGAGGATCGTCATCACCGACATGAACTATTACCCCGTGGCCAGGTACCACCTCGACCTCAGTGGCACCGCGTTCGGCTCCATGGCCAAGTACGGCCTCAACGACCGGCTCCGCCACGCCGGCATCATTGACATGCAGTTCAGGAGGGTGCCCTGCAACTTCCCGGGTATGAAGGTGACCTTCCACGTCCAGCGTGGCTCCAACCCCAACTATCTCGCGGTGCTCGTGGAGTACGTGAATGTGGACGGGACCGTGGTGCGTATGGAGCTCATGCAGACTATGAACGGCCGCCCGACGGGCTACTGGCAGGATATGCGCCGCTCGTGGGGCTCCGTCTGGCGGATGGACACCAACCGCCCGGTGCAGGGGCCATTCTCCATCCGCATCACCAGCGATACCGGAAAGACGCTGGTCGCCAACAATGCCATCCCGGCTTATTGGCAGCAGGACCATGCCTATTGGTCCAACCTCCAGTTCTACTGA